In Patescibacteria group bacterium, the genomic window GAAGATGCTATCGCTGATGAAGAAATAAAATATTATCTTTTTAAACGGCTCAGCCGACTGAGCCGTTGAGAGGGATGTTTTAAACACCTAACCTTAGCTCTTTTTTGATAGTTTTGGTATAATTGGGGGATATGTTAAGAGAGAATAATCTAGCGTTTATAGACGGACAAAATCTTCATCTTGGAACTACTCAAAACAAATGGAAAGTAGATCATAATAGATTAAGGGTATATTTGAAAGATAAATATAATGTAGTGGAAGCATATTATTTTTTAGGATATGTTTCAGAAGAAGAACAAGATCTTTATAATAATCTACAAAAAGCAGGGTTCATCGTTTTATTTAAAGAGCACAATTCAAATCTTAAGGCAAAAAAGAAAGGAAATGTTGATACTGATATTGTGTTTGAGGTAATGAAAAATCTTGTCGATAATAAAGATTTTAATAAATTCCTTTTAATATCTGGCGATGGCGATTATAAAAAGATGGTTGATTATTTAATGAAAAAAGACAAATTTAAAAAGATACTTTTTCCTAATAGAGAGTTCGCTTCTTCTTTGTATAAGAGTTTAGGCTCAGAATTCTTTGATTATTTAGAGAATACGCAGATTAAATCAAAAATCGAGTATAAATAAAAAGAAAAAGGCCCCTTAGGCACTGACACCGTTCGGGTCCTTTTTCGTATTGATATACACTTAATATATACCAAGATAATTTAAAGTCAAGTAGAGGTAAGTGGGGTGTCGTGGAAGAATAGCCGTTGGGTTGTGGCGGGAAACTGTGGATTTTCATACACATCCGCCGCGGCGGATTGCTTAAAGGTTGTGAAGTGGAGTATAATTGGGGGTATACATGTCGTCATTTGAAGAGCAGTTTTTAAAGAGGGAAGAGATAAGATCCCCGGGGGGTTTTATTAAGGTGGTGGATATAAATCTTGATGATAATACCACTCCCATCCTCCTTTCTTCCGGTTGGGGAGAGACACTAGAGGCGCTTAAGAGCGTCGTTTTTTCTATTGCTAAGATAACAGGGAGGAGAGTTTTTGCTTGCGATTATGCTCACCTTGATAATATAAAAGGCTACCAAGACGGCTTCCCGGCAAGCGGCTATATGAAAGCTCATTCGTTTATTAATCTTCTTGATCAAAAAGGGGTAAATAGAGTGGACGCTATCGGCCACTCGGAGGGGGCTATAAACATTATCATCGCGGCCTATTTAAAACCTGAGAAATTTAAAAATATAATCTTGGTTAACCCGAGCGGCATGATGTACAATGACAGCTTTCGTAAGCTGGTAAAAAGGTTCCTCTCGGAGACCCTTTTTGAGCCAGTAACTATTGAGACCACTCGAAAATTTCTGATATATGTCAGGTATGTATTTAGAGTTGCTGGATATGTTTTAGGAAACCCGATACAGGCCTTTAGAGAAGCTATAGGCATATCCAGATTCAAGATATTTCACCTGTTAAGAAATATCCAGAAGAATGGTGTAAAAGTAGCTATTGTCGTGGATAAAGATGATATAATTTTCCCAGTAGGTCAGGTTAGACGACAAGCCAAGAAG contains:
- a CDS encoding NYN domain-containing protein gives rise to the protein MLRENNLAFIDGQNLHLGTTQNKWKVDHNRLRVYLKDKYNVVEAYYFLGYVSEEEQDLYNNLQKAGFIVLFKEHNSNLKAKKKGNVDTDIVFEVMKNLVDNKDFNKFLLISGDGDYKKMVDYLMKKDKFKKILFPNREFASSLYKSLGSEFFDYLENTQIKSKIEYK
- a CDS encoding alpha/beta hydrolase, which translates into the protein MSSFEEQFLKREEIRSPGGFIKVVDINLDDNTTPILLSSGWGETLEALKSVVFSIAKITGRRVFACDYAHLDNIKGYQDGFPASGYMKAHSFINLLDQKGVNRVDAIGHSEGAINIIIAAYLKPEKFKNIILVNPSGMMYNDSFRKLVKRFLSETLFEPVTIETTRKFLIYVRYVFRVAGYVLGNPIQAFREAIGISRFKIFHLLRNIQKNGVKVAIVVDKDDIIFPVGQVRRQAKKAKVKDFYLVEGGHNEIHINPDKFIETINKIFISMGE